A segment of the Caloranaerobacter ferrireducens genome:
CAGTGTATTTAAATGATTTTAGTAAAGAAAATGAAAATTTCAAAGTAAATGGGAAAATAATTTTAAACATAAGCTCACCAGATCATGAATTTATGATAAATCTTTATAATGGGTTACTTAAAAATACAGAGTTTGAGTATAAAAGCTATAGACTAAAAAAAGAAAGAGTAAGGCTTATAAGAGAAAAAAGGATATTGAAAGATAAAGCTATTTTTAAAACATTGTCACCAATTTACATAAAAGACAAGGTGGGTAATTCGCTATCACCAGAAGATGAAAGATATGAAGAAAATCTTAATTACATATTAGATTTAACTTTAAGAAATTTTAGAGGATATGGGCTGAAAAGAGAGATAAAATTTAATCCGATTAATCTTACTAAAGTTGTAGTTAAGGAAAAAATAAGAGGCTATATTGAAAAAAATGATAATGATTATTTGTATTTAAATTCATATAAAGGTAGTTTTTATCTCGAAGGGGATGTAGAAGATTTGAATGATATATATATGCTTGGAATTGGTTTCAGAAGGAATCAGGGATTTGGAATGGTGGAGGTGATTTAATCTGAAGTTAAGGTTATATTTGAATGATTGGTTTGTAAACATGGGGATAATAGGTTTTATGAGAATTTTAAAAAAAGCTGGTAGATATAATGAATTAAATATTGAGGACAATTTTATAGAGTTTGATAGTTGTTTATTAGAAAATTTCCACAAATATTATTTTAATTATTTTTTAGAAAGATATGATATTTATAAAAGAGAAAGTAAAAAAGTTGATATTTATTTGCAAATAGGCAAGAAAGAGGAAAAATATAAAGATGCGGTAGAGTGGATTAAAAATGTGGTTGGTAATAACAGAAATAAAGTAAAAGGGAAGTTTGAAGATAAAAGTATAGAATTAAAATTTAATGAATTATATAGTCAATTAGGCAAATTAAAAAAACATATAAATTATAAACAATTAGAGGATTTAGTTGAAGAATTTAAGGTGTTGATGGAAACAGAAGAAGTAAACGAGAAGTTAACGTTAAATTATTTTAGGAGTATATTATCAACACATTTTTTCGGGCAAGCGAGTTTTTTGCAAAAAGGTTGCTCAAGTAAGAGTTTGGTAGAACAAAGTGCTATAATGTTTAAAGATTATATAAAGCCAATATTAGAAGAAGTTAGATTATATAATAAAATAGAAAAAATTAAGGATATTAAAGAATTTGGAGAGTTTATTGACCAAGAATTGAAAAACAAGAATAATTCAAAATTTTATTTAAAAATTCTTAAGTACGTAAAAAAGAATGTTTTAAAGAAAGGAATTGAATTAGAAAAGATAAAAGAATATTTGTTTAATAATTTTGGTCACTGTTCTATATGGGAAGAATATATAGCTTCAACGGATTATACAGAAGCTATTTTTATACCCTTAGCTGTAAGTAATACTAATGCACAGAATTTTATGTGGAATTTAAATACTTCATATCCTATTAGTAATTTAATTAAATTTATTTTGCTTTGTTCACCAGCAGGCACTACAGATATGAAAAATAATTATTTTGGATTTGTAAATATGGATGCTAGTGTAAATGAGTTATATAGAGTGAATGAAAATTTTATGAGCATGAAGGATGAAGAAAATCCTTTTGAAAGTTTAGTTTATGACATACTTAGTGAAGCAACTAAGAAAAGTGTATGGACTTTACAAAATATTTTATTTATAGAATTTAGTGCAAATTATGATGCTAAGAATTGTAATTTAAAATATTTTAATATTCCAAAGAATATTGCTAAATATTTTAAGAATTATAGTAAGAAGGATTTGGTATTAATATATGATAAAAAATTTAAAGGCAATCTTGTAAATTATATTCTGAATAACAAGGATATGAAGTATTTAATACAAGATAAGCTTAGAGAAAATATAAAGAATTCTTATAAGGATTCTTATGATTGTTTTCTTGCAACTAGAGCTAGGTTTACTTTAAAAAAAGTTATTAAGGGGTGTGAGGAAGTGGATAGTAGTAAACTATGGGTAATATATAAGAGCGGTCAAGATTTAAATTCATATTTTAAAGAAAAAGAATCAGAAAACAAAATACAAGGTATTGCATATAGATTGTTAAATGCTAGTAAATCAGGTAATAAAAAAGAATTTATGGATTCATTATTAAGAATATTTATGGCAGCAGGTAAAGAAGTACCAAGTTTATTCTTAAATGTTATGCATGAAAAGGATTTGGATTTTGAAACAGTAGCACATTCTTTTATATCAGGTTTAATTTCTAATAGCAATAGAGAAGTGAAGGGGGATTATTAATATGAAAAGAGGATTAACGGTTACAATTATTTTTCAAGCAAATTCTTTGAATTATGTTGGGAAAATAGGTAATATTATAGAGATAAAAAAATTAAGTAGAAATAATGGGAATACTTATACTTTTGCCTCAAGGCAATGTTTGAGATATGATATTGTAAGACTTGGTAATGAGTTATTCAATTGGAAATTAGGTACTGTTTGTAAAAATGGTACTATTCAATTTACAAAAGATACTACTATAGATAAATCGGAAGAAGTAGATTTATTTGGGTATATGATAACTGAAAGTAAATCTAGTGCTATTACTCGTCCAGCAACAGTTAGGTTGAGTCATGCAATTTCAATAGAGCCATATAGGAGCGATATGGAATTTTTAACTAGCAAAGGGTTGGCAGATAGAATAGGTGAACATCCTGATCCAGTAAATATAGAGCAGCATCAGAGTTTTTATACTTATACTGTAACTATTGATTTAGAGAAAATTGGCGTAGATAAAAAAACAAATTCAGATGAATATATAGTTTTAGATAATAAAGAAAGAGCTAAAAGAGTTAATCAGTTACTAACAATTTTAAAAGTATTAAATAGAAACATAAGAGGTAGACAAGAAAATCTATCACCATTATTTATAATAGGAGGAGTTTATGATATACCTAATCCATTTTTCCAAGGAAGAGTAGATTTGTTAACAAAAGGAGGAAAATATTATATTAATACAGATTCTATAAAAGATACTTTAGAATTAACTTTGTTTGATAAATCTATAAAAGAAAATACTTATATAGGATTAGTGAGTGGGATATTTGAGAATAAAGGTGAAATAGAAAAAATATTACCAGATAGAGTTTTATCAATAGAAGAGTTCTTTAAAGTATTACAAAATGAAGTAAAAAGGGTGTATGGGGTATAAGCTATGAGAGTGTTAAAATTGAAATTATTCCAGGAAACAGCTTGTTATAAAAAGCCTTTTGCTTTCAAAACTTGGGAAACACATCCTTTACCACCTTATTCTACAGTAATAGGAATGCTTCATAGTATTTTAAATGCAGAAGAATATATTTCTATGAGTATAAGTGTTCAGGGTAATTATGAAAGTAAATTCACAAACTTTCAAAGTATATATTTTTACAAACCAAAAGAAATAACTAAAATGCCTCTTAATATTCATCTTTTATACAATGTAAATCTAATTATTCATGTTAGAGCTGAAAATGAAATATTAGAGGAAATAGTTTTTGGTATTAAAAACTTAAATGAACATTTATCTTTAGGTAGAAAAGAAGATTTGGTTAGAATTGATGAAGTGAAATTTGTTGAAGTAAAAGAAATAGATATTGATGAATTGGATGACGGAAGAAAAATAGAGTGTCCAATATATATTCCTATTGAACAATTACCTGAAGATGTATGGGGTATAAGCTATAGGCTAAATTGGAAGTATAAAGTTATAAATGGATTAAGACAATGGGAAAAAATAAATGTGAAATATGTGGAAAGTGGTGAAATTATTAGTTATGATAACTTTTTACAAGATGAAGAGGGTGATTTAATTTATTTTAATACCCCACTATAATGTGGGGTATTTTTTGGAGGGATCTATAATGATTTATGCAAAATCAGAACCAGTAGAAGGTTTAAAAGAGCATACAGATAGGCTAATAAGAAATTATGAGAATCTAAAGAAATTATATAGTGATAAATTGAATAATGAAATAATGTGGAAACTCTTATTAATTGCTGTTAAATATCATGATGTAGGTAAGGTATATTCACCATTTCAAAATGTAATAAGAAAAAAGATAGGATTACAGCTTTTATCTGAACCTATTTCATATGATATACCTCATAATTATTTATCACCTGCTTTTATTCCATATAATAAACTTAATATTAATAAAGATGAAATGAAGATATTAATACAATCTATTGGGTATCATCATGAAAGGGATAAGGAAATTGATATAGATAAAATCAAGGAAATAATAGATAAAGATTTAAAAAAATCGATAAAAGTATTAAAAACTGAATTGGATATTGAAATTGCTGACAAGATAGGGACTAAATATGTATCAAAATTAATAAAAAGAATAAAAACAGATGATAATTTTTATTATTTGTATGTTTTAGTAAAGGGATTATTACATAGAATAGATCATTCTTCATCTGCTCATCAAGATGTAGAAGTTGATAGGCATAAGAATGTTGGGGAATATACTTTGAGATACATGAAGAGTAAGAAATTTAGTTTAAGGGATTTACAAAAATTTGCATTAAAAAATAAGGATAGAAATTTAATAATTATAGCTTCAACTGGTATTGGAAAAACTGAATCTGCTCTTTTATGGATAGATAATGACAAAGCCTTTTTTACACTTCCTTTAAGAGTAAGTATTAATGCATTGTTCGATAGAGTTAGGAAGGATATTGGATATAGTTATGTTGGATTATTGCATTCAAGTAGTTTAGATTATCTTGATGAATCAGGATACGAAAATTGGGAAGAAATATATGAACAATCAAAGATGCTTTCAAGTAAATTGAATTTTTCTACGATAGACCAGGTTTTAAAATTTCCATTTAAATATAGAGGGTATGAAAAAATATATGCAACAATGGCTTATTCAAAGGTAGTAATAGATGAAATACAAGCATATAAGCCAAGTATAGCTGCAGTTATATTAAAAGGTTTAGAAATGATATATAAAATAGGCGGAAAATTTATGATTATGACAGCTACTCTTCCCACAATATATATAGATTATCTGAGAAATAGAGGGATAATACAAGAAAAAGATCTTGTAATTAGAGAATTTCTAAGTAGTAAAATAAGACATAAGATAAGTGTGAAAGAAAAAGCAATTTATGAAGATATTGATGAGATTATTGAGAAAGGGAAAAATAGTAAGGTAATAGTGATAGTAAATACGGTAGATAGAGCTATAGAAATATATGATTATATATGTAGAAGAAAAGGTAAATTACAGAAAATATATTTATTACATTCTATGTTTATACAAGAACATAGAGCTAAATTAGAAGATGAAATAAAAGATTTTGCAAAAGATAAAAACTTAAAAGGGATATGGATTACAACTCAGCTTGTAGAAGCATCTATAGATGTGGATTTTGATTATTTATTTACAGAATTGTCAACATTAGATAGTTTGTTCCAAAGATTAGGAAGGTGTTATAGAAAAAGAGAATATGATATGAATGAACCAAATGTTTATATTTATACAAAAGATGTTAAAGGTATAGGAAGCATTTATGATAAGGATATTTTTGAATTAAGCTATAAAAAGATAAAAAAATATAATATGAAAAAATTGACTGAAAAAGACAAGGTAAAAATGGTTGAAGAATTATATTCTAGAGAAAGTCTTCAGAGTACAGAGTTTGTAAAAGAATTCGAAAAAGCTTTAACTTTTTTAGATAATATAGATGATTATGATATTAATTCAAAAGAAGCTCAGAAAATACTTAGAGATATACAGAGTGTGACAGTTGTTCCTAGAGAAATATATGATAACATACAAGATTTAATTAATCAGTTTAAAAACGAAAAAAATAGAGATAAAAAAAGAGAGATTAGAAGAAAGATTATGAGAAAGACAGTAAGTATTCCGATCTATAAAGCAAAAGGCAAAGTAACTAAAGTAAATATAAAAGGATTAGAATATATAGGAATATTAGAGAGAAAGTATGAGTTTGATGAAAAAAAGATATGCGGTAAAGGTATACTTATAGAACAAGAGCTTGCAAATATATTGTAAGGTAAGGTGATGTAATGGAATTTAATCTAGATAATTTTAAAGTTCAAGGAGTAAAAGTAAATTACTATTATATATGTAAAAGGAAACTATGGTTATACTCAAAAGGAATAACCATGGAACAAAATAGCGATAGAGTAATGATAGGTAAATTAGTTCATGAAAACTCTTATAAAAGATTAAAGAAAAAAGAAGTATTAATAGATGATATGTTAAAAATAGATATTTTAGATAATGATTATGTAAGAGAAGTGAAAATAAGTAGTAAGATGACAAAAGCGGATAAAATGCAGCTTATGTACTATTTGTATTATTTAGATAGTTTAGGAATAAAGAAAAAAGGATTAATAAACTATGTAAAAGAGAAAAGACAAGAAGAAATAGAACTAACTGATGAATATAAGAGGGAAATCGAAAAAACTTTAATTGACATTAAAGAAATTTCACAAAAAAGAAAACCTCCTGAATTAGTTAAATTACCATATTGCACGAAATGTGCATACTACGAGTTTTGTTTTGTTAAAGAGGAGGTGTAGCTATGTCAAGAGATTTTTATATATTTAGTAATGGAAGATTAAAAAGAAAAGATAATACAATATATTTTATAGATTGCTTAGAAAATAAAAGAACATTACCTATTGAACAGATAAACTGTATTCACTTATTTGGAGAAATAGATTTAAATTCTAAACTTATAAACTATTTATCACAGTACGGAATAATGCTTAGCTTTTACAACTATTATGGTTATTATTCTGGCACTTATTATCCAAGGAAAAAGAATGTTTCGGGTTTTACAGTAGTAAATCAAGCAAATCATTACAATGATTATGAAAAAAGACTTTATATAGCAAAAGCATTTGTAGACAGTGCTGTTCATCATATTCTTAAAAATATGAGAAGACATAAAGAGGGAATAGAGGATTTAATAGAGAGAATTCAAAACGAGAGAAAAAATATAGAAGAAGCACAAAGAATAGATGAATTAATGGGGATAGAGGGGAGAATAAGAAAAAGTTATTACAAGTCATTCAATAAAATATTAAAATCAGATTTTGGTATTCAGAAAAGAGAAAAAAGACCGCCAACTGATCCAGTAAATGCAATGATATCTTTTGGAAATAGTTTGATGTATACAACTGTATTGTCTGAAATATATAAAACACAGCTAGATCCAACGATAAGTTTCCTTCACGAGCCATCAGTTAAAAGATTTTCATTAGGATTAGATATTTCAGAAATATTTAAACCTTTAATTGTTGATACAGTAATATTTAGTTTAGTAAATAATAGAGTAATAACATTTGATGAATTTGATATAGAGGAAGGAATATGTTATCTAAATGAAAAAGGTAGAAAGAAATTTATTTCAGAGTATGAAAGAAAATTAGGTACAACTATAAAACACAGAAAATTGAAAAGAAAAGTATCTTATAGAATGTTTATAAGATTAGAATGTTATAAGCTTATTAAACATTTCATAGGCGATGAAGAATATAAACCTTTAAAGGCTTGGTGGTAATATGTTTGTTATACTTACATATGATGTTGGAGAGAAAAGGGTTAATAAAGTTAGAAAAAAATTAAAAGAATATTTAATTTGGACACAAAATTCAGTATTTGAAGGGGAAATAACGGAAGGAAAACTGAAAAAGTGTCTTTATGAGGTAAATAAAATTTTAAACAAGCAAGAAGATTCTCTTTATATTTATGAAATTAGGACATCTAGTCATATAAAGAAAAAAATAATTGGTATTGATAAAAGTTTTGATGATATTTTTTTATAATTCATAGGGAATTATATATCTAATTAAATTGTGGATAATTTTAAATATAATTTCCTTATGGATATGGGTAAAATCTTCCTTGATAATTTATTTAAATCGAAGATTTTGTTCTAACCATAATTTTTAGTATAATGATATGATAGATGATGGGATTTATTAAATAAGTTTTTGAAAAGTACTTTAGGATTTTGTTTTAAATCATAATTGAGAAATTTTAAGGTTGCAGTAAAGTAATTTTAATTAAAAAAGCTATGAAACTTAAGAAATATCTTAATCAAAAGGTCATTAATTTATCTTACAAAAAACACTATCGCAACTTTACTGCAAAAATACTAATTATAATTAAATTAAAATATGCTGTAAACTTTTAAATTTCTTATAAGTAGCTATTATAAAAATGGGGTTTTATATTAACTATGTGGAATGTAAAGACTTTTTTAAAACCTATTGCATTAGTAAACTGTCCTTTGTTTTATATTAACTATGTGGAATGTAAAGGCAAATTATACAACTAATATTGATAGTAAAGTTTTTGAGTTTTATATTAACTATGTGGAATGTAAAGTTTTTTAGCCAAATTGTTGCATGATCTTCACCTATAGGTTTTATATTAACTATGTGGAATGTAAAGTATCTCCATCTCGTTCTAATACTTTTGAATTATATTTAAGTTTTATATTAACTATGTGGAATGTAAAGTCTAAAGCATTCACTTCACTAACAAACATATCTATTTGTTTTATATTAACTATGTGGAATGTAAAGGTGAAACCTTCCAATTCAGGGTTATAATCTGGTAACAGTTTTATATTAACTATGTGGAATGTAAAGAGTTTCTTACCGACATTTGGTCCAAATAATGCTTTACCTGTTTTATATTAACTATGTGGAATGTAAAGGGGTTTTTCTATTACATTCAGTCCTTCTATATCTAAGTTTTATATTAACTATGTGGAATGTAAAGATAATACTATCTAAATCATTATTACCTGTTGAATTAACGTTTTATATTAACTATGTGGAATGTAAAGGTAAACAAAATTTTCTTTACATTCTTATCTACAATATCAGTTTTATATTAACTATGTGGAATGTAAAGTTCCACCATCACGAACTAAATTTCTACCCTTATAAGTTTTATATTAACTATGTGGAATGTAAAGGCTGCTCTTATTTCCCTTTTATATTCCCTAACCTGTGTTTTATATTAACTATGTGGAATGTAAAGTAAATATTGACTGCTCTTACTGCTACTGAATATGTCAGTTTTATATTAACTATGTGGAATGTAAAGTAAATATTGACTGCTCTTACTGCTACTGAATATGTCAGTTTTATATTAACTATGTGGAATGTAAAGGTGAATGATGCTCAAGCAGTTAGTTGGTTGGAGTCTATGTTTTATATTAACTATGTGGAATGTAAAGTTCGTAAGGCTTCTCTATTTCATTAACATTATTTATTCGTTTTATATTAACTATGTGGAATGTAAAGAAGATGTGAAAAGATGTGAAAGAGAGGGGGCTATTATGTTTTATATTAACTATGTGGAATGTAAAGGAATACTACATCAACTTGGTCTAATCCCCAAGGAAGTGCGTTTTATATTAACTATGTGGAATGTAAAGTGAGAAAAAACCTGATAAAGTCACACGCACAAAGCAGTTTTATATTAACTATGTGGAATGTAAAGTTAGAGGGTGCTGAATATTTTAACAATGTTTTGGATGGTTTTATATTAACTATGTGGAATGTAAAGTAATTGAAAAAATATATTTCCCTTATGATTCAGTAAGTTTTATATTAACTATGTGGAATGTAAAGTTTTCTTTTAGTATCTTACTTGCTCTATCAAATTGTTTGTTTTATATTAACTATGTGGAATGTAAAGATAGGTAAACCACATGATAGATATTATGTAGTTAAATGTTTTATATTAACTATGTGGAATGTAAAGATATTCTAGCATTAGGTCATTGGCACCAGGCAGAATAGTTTTATATTAACTATGTGGAATGTAAAGATTATAGAAGAAAATGTGGCAAGATTGATAGAAAAAGTTTTATATTAACTATGTGGAATGTAAAGGGAAACTTAGAAGCAAGAATGATTCTTAAAGCTACCTCTAGTTTTATATTAACTATGTGGAATGTAAAGAGAACAAAGGTCAGATATGGTTTTGAAATATCGTTTTTAGTTTTATATTAACTATGTGGAATGTAAAGAATGGTAGGTATATTTTCAGAAGCAAAAACAGGTGGTGTTTTATATTAACTATGTGGAATGTAAAGAGAACAAAGGTCAGATATGGTTTTGAAATATCGTTTTTAGTTTTATATTAACTATGTGGAATGTAAAGAAAGAAGGAACTAAACAGTTTGATAAATGGATGGATGAGTTTTATATTAACTATGTGGAATGTAAAGTATCCTACGACTACGTCTATACTGTCGCCATACTTAACAGTTTTATATTAACTATGTGGAATGTAAAGATATTCGGTTCTTAAACCTCGAAGTATCATTAAATAATTAGTTTTATATTAACTATGTGGAATGTAAAGAATAGTATCTCCTACAACATACCTAAAAGCACCTAGTTTTATATTAACTATGTGGAATGTAAAGAAATTATAAGCATCTTCAGCATTATACTCATTTCCTTCGTTTTATATTAACTATGTGGAATGTAAAGCTTGATGAGTTCACTAAAAGGTTACAGAGTGAGGCAGATGTTTTATATTAACTATGTGGAATGTAAAGCTGGCTAACAGAAGATAGAAAACTAGTTATTGAGTTCAGTTTTATATTAACTATGTGGAATGTAAAGTTTTAAAAATAAGACTTAAGACCTACTTAAATTATATGGTTTTATATTAACTATGTGGAATGTAAAGTGCAAATATGTAGATAGGCCTAAAAGAGATAAATTTACGTTTTATATTAACTATGTGGAATGTAAATTTGTAACATTCTTCATAACAAGTATAAGGGTAGTTTATTTTGCATTAGATATAGAAAATATAAATAAAGGTAGATGAATTGATCATCTACCTTTATTTTATTCTTTTATATAGCAAGCAACTATTTCACCGTAGTATAGAATATGGTAGTTTTGGTTCGGATAATATTTTTGTTTGATATCTTCATTAACTAGTGCTGGTTCCATAGCTTGTTGATAGACTACTTTACATTCATAATGCAATTCACAATCTCCAACAATTGGGGTTGATAAAACTTTACCATTTTCGCATGATAAATTACACTCTTTAAATTTATCAAAATCTCTTCCTGATTTTGTACCACAGAAAGCTAACTCCTTTTTCAAGTCTTTATTTAAAGGAACACTTATAGTAAATTCTTTTGCTTTTTCTAAAAGCTCATATGTATATCTTGAATAACGAACAGCTACTGTGAAAATTGGTTTGTTCCAAATAAATCCTATATTTCCCCAACCTATAGTCATTGTATTAATCTTGTCTTCGTGTTTAACAGTTAAAAAAGCTCCTTTTGGTAGTTGTTTAAGCATCTCTTTTGAATATTCGTAGTAAGCTATATCTCTATACATTTGAATTCCCTCCTATAAATTCTTTCTACCATTATATAATATTTATTTTTATTCAGCATTTAAAGTTTTACTTATTAGAATGATAAATTGAAGGAATTTTTAGAATAAAGTCGAATTATTTAAGTTAAAGCGGGGAGGGATTTAAATGAAATTAAAATTTTTTATTACAGCATTCATAGTATTTCTACTGGGTATGGCGATGCCTTGGATAATAACAGGAAGTAATTACGTTGCAGAATTGACAAGCTTTGAACTTGCAGTAATAGTTGTAGTAGCTTTAGTAATTCCTTATGGATTTACACTGCTAATGGGAAAGTTTCAAAAGGCATATGTTGTGAAATCTAGTGAATTATTAAATAGAGTAACACAAGGCAGTCTTACTCAAACTATAAAAGATGGTTACGATAAAACATTTAAAGAGATGGTAGTATCATTAAACAAGATGATAGCTAATATTAGAAGCTTAGTAGGAAAAATGCTAGTTGCTTCAGATAAAGTTTCTACTTATTCTGGGAGTATAGCAAAAGACTGTGAGGTAGTAAGTCAATCCATTGAAGAAATATCAACAACTATAAATGAAATTTCTCAGGGACTTGAATTTCAAGCTGAAAGGGCTATGAATACTAAAAATAGTACTATGCAGATTGTTGAAAGTTCTCAGACAATTGCCAACTTTGCTGAGGATACATATTCTATAACAAGAGAAATGAAAGAAAAGATAAACGAATCTGGAGAAAAACTTCAAGGATTAATTGATAATTTAGAGAATAGCGAAAAAAATAATGTTGAATTAGCTGTTGAAATAGAGAATTTGAATCGTGATGCTAAGGAAATAAAGGACATAATAGCTATAGTTAGTGGAATAAGTGAGCAAACAAATCTCTTAGCATTAAATGCAGCAATAGAAGCAGCAAGAGCTGGAGAAGTAGGTAAAGGATTTGCAGTGGTAGCTGAAGAGGTTAGGAAATTAGCAGAGGAATCAGAAAAATCTGCTTCTAAAATAAGACAGATAGTAGAAAATATATCTCAAAAAATAGATCGTATAGCTGAGCATATTGAGATGCAGGTTACAGATATGAAAAAGAACGTGCAGTATGCTGAAGAATTTAAAGAATTGTTTGATAAAGTTAAACAGACATCTGATGCTACTTTAAATTCTACAGAAGAGATACTAAAACTATCGGAAAGTGGCATTTCACATGCCCGTAAAGTAGATGAACTTATGGAAGAAATATCTGCGGTTACACAGCAGACTGCAGCAGGAATGGAAGAAATAAATGCTTCTACTCAAGAAGAAGTGAATTTGGTTAAGGTAATTTCTAAGTCAGTAGAAAAGTTGACTAACATGTCAAAAGAATTAACTGAATTTATCAGAGAAATTGAAGGTAGCTATAAAATTAGTAAAGATGATGAGAAGAGAATAAAGGATGCTGAAAAAATTCTGAAAGATTCAACAATAGAGTATGGATTAGATAATCCAGAAGATGAAGAAAAGGCACGAAACTTTATTGATAATATAAGTAGGAAATATGATAAACTTTTTGAAGTAGTTGTTGTATTAGATTCTAAAGGAGATGTAAAAGGTTCTACTATAGCTATTGATGTAGATAATTTAGCTCATAGATCTTATTTTAAAGAAGCTATAATGGGTAATTCATATATTTCTAAACCTTATATTTCTATTATGACAGATGACTACTGTGTGA
Coding sequences within it:
- the cas6 gene encoding CRISPR-associated endoribonuclease Cas6, encoding MRLSCSYECDVLPLSYRMMFVSLIKKSLEKSNKEYFNTLYYYKNKSNKKSKNFCFSVYLNDFSKENENFKVNGKIILNISSPDHEFMINLYNGLLKNTEFEYKSYRLKKERVRLIREKRILKDKAIFKTLSPIYIKDKVGNSLSPEDERYEENLNYILDLTLRNFRGYGLKREIKFNPINLTKVVVKEKIRGYIEKNDNDYLYLNSYKGSFYLEGDVEDLNDIYMLGIGFRRNQGFGMVEVI
- the cas8a1 gene encoding type I-B CRISPR-associated protein Cas8b1/Cst1, producing MRILKKAGRYNELNIEDNFIEFDSCLLENFHKYYFNYFLERYDIYKRESKKVDIYLQIGKKEEKYKDAVEWIKNVVGNNRNKVKGKFEDKSIELKFNELYSQLGKLKKHINYKQLEDLVEEFKVLMETEEVNEKLTLNYFRSILSTHFFGQASFLQKGCSSKSLVEQSAIMFKDYIKPILEEVRLYNKIEKIKDIKEFGEFIDQELKNKNNSKFYLKILKYVKKNVLKKGIELEKIKEYLFNNFGHCSIWEEYIASTDYTEAIFIPLAVSNTNAQNFMWNLNTSYPISNLIKFILLCSPAGTTDMKNNYFGFVNMDASVNELYRVNENFMSMKDEENPFESLVYDILSEATKKSVWTLQNILFIEFSANYDAKNCNLKYFNIPKNIAKYFKNYSKKDLVLIYDKKFKGNLVNYILNNKDMKYLIQDKLRENIKNSYKDSYDCFLATRARFTLKKVIKGCEEVDSSKLWVIYKSGQDLNSYFKEKESENKIQGIAYRLLNASKSGNKKEFMDSLLRIFMAAGKEVPSLFLNVMHEKDLDFETVAHSFISGLISNSNREVKGDY
- the cas7i gene encoding type I-B CRISPR-associated protein Cas7/Cst2/DevR codes for the protein MKRGLTVTIIFQANSLNYVGKIGNIIEIKKLSRNNGNTYTFASRQCLRYDIVRLGNELFNWKLGTVCKNGTIQFTKDTTIDKSEEVDLFGYMITESKSSAITRPATVRLSHAISIEPYRSDMEFLTSKGLADRIGEHPDPVNIEQHQSFYTYTVTIDLEKIGVDKKTNSDEYIVLDNKERAKRVNQLLTILKVLNRNIRGRQENLSPLFIIGGVYDIPNPFFQGRVDLLTKGGKYYINTDSIKDTLELTLFDKSIKENTYIGLVSGIFENKGEIEKILPDRVLSIEEFFKVLQNEVKRVYGV
- the cas5b gene encoding type I-B CRISPR-associated protein Cas5b, with protein sequence MRVLKLKLFQETACYKKPFAFKTWETHPLPPYSTVIGMLHSILNAEEYISMSISVQGNYESKFTNFQSIYFYKPKEITKMPLNIHLLYNVNLIIHVRAENEILEEIVFGIKNLNEHLSLGRKEDLVRIDEVKFVEVKEIDIDELDDGRKIECPIYIPIEQLPEDVWGISYRLNWKYKVINGLRQWEKINVKYVESGEIISYDNFLQDEEGDLIYFNTPL
- a CDS encoding CRISPR-associated helicase/endonuclease Cas3; this translates as MIYAKSEPVEGLKEHTDRLIRNYENLKKLYSDKLNNEIMWKLLLIAVKYHDVGKVYSPFQNVIRKKIGLQLLSEPISYDIPHNYLSPAFIPYNKLNINKDEMKILIQSIGYHHERDKEIDIDKIKEIIDKDLKKSIKVLKTELDIEIADKIGTKYVSKLIKRIKTDDNFYYLYVLVKGLLHRIDHSSSAHQDVEVDRHKNVGEYTLRYMKSKKFSLRDLQKFALKNKDRNLIIIASTGIGKTESALLWIDNDKAFFTLPLRVSINALFDRVRKDIGYSYVGLLHSSSLDYLDESGYENWEEIYEQSKMLSSKLNFSTIDQVLKFPFKYRGYEKIYATMAYSKVVIDEIQAYKPSIAAVILKGLEMIYKIGGKFMIMTATLPTIYIDYLRNRGIIQEKDLVIREFLSSKIRHKISVKEKAIYEDIDEIIEKGKNSKVIVIVNTVDRAIEIYDYICRRKGKLQKIYLLHSMFIQEHRAKLEDEIKDFAKDKNLKGIWITTQLVEASIDVDFDYLFTELSTLDSLFQRLGRCYRKREYDMNEPNVYIYTKDVKGIGSIYDKDIFELSYKKIKKYNMKKLTEKDKVKMVEELYSRESLQSTEFVKEFEKALTFLDNIDDYDINSKEAQKILRDIQSVTVVPREIYDNIQDLINQFKNEKNRDKKREIRRKIMRKTVSIPIYKAKGKVTKVNIKGLEYIGILERKYEFDEKKICGKGILIEQELANIL
- the cas4 gene encoding CRISPR-associated protein Cas4, with amino-acid sequence MEFNLDNFKVQGVKVNYYYICKRKLWLYSKGITMEQNSDRVMIGKLVHENSYKRLKKKEVLIDDMLKIDILDNDYVREVKISSKMTKADKMQLMYYLYYLDSLGIKKKGLINYVKEKRQEEIELTDEYKREIEKTLIDIKEISQKRKPPELVKLPYCTKCAYYEFCFVKEEV